The Achromobacter deleyi genome has a window encoding:
- a CDS encoding AAA family ATPase encodes MNARAPLGWTEANQQLLAAEFARLRARLDKPGSRSPRQDSQRLAQARAELDGEGAIDQLSAAFGLSAFERDLLLLCAGAEMDSGLAELCAAAQGRGGNLRHASFSLALGALEDAHWSALSPQRPLRRWRLLDVDDTADLSTARLRIDERVLHFLAGLNELDARLRPLLRPAVTLPLAAPAHDAAAHCIAEWIAGENGAPLPVFVLEGDDPGAQEDVAARAARAAGLACLVLQAEDIPAAASEREMLLTLWQREAVLLGAALYIDASDALPPAARHLAEQAGALCFLAVREPVSLRAASRHCAVSRPQEADRRTLWRDALGPQAAARAGAGLEQAASQFGLDSRTLQLTAAALKPTLQDGAADPAAVLWQACAQASRRRLEGLAQRLAPAASWGDLVLPEPQFAVLRQIAAHLRQRYRVHQDWGFAAAQSRGLGLATLFTGESGTGKTMAAEVLARETGLDLYRIDLSAVVSKYIGETEKNLRRLFEAAEDGGAILLFDEADALFGKRSEVKDSHDRYANIEISYLLQRMESYRGLAVLTTNLKSNLDSAFLRRLRFVVQFPFPDLEQRARIWRGVFPAATPTRDLDARQLARLNLTGGSIRNVALNAAFLAADAGTEVTMAHVLQAAHAEAAKRERPLADAETRGWP; translated from the coding sequence ATGAACGCGCGTGCGCCCCTGGGCTGGACCGAAGCCAACCAGCAATTGCTGGCCGCGGAGTTCGCGCGGCTGCGCGCGCGCCTCGACAAGCCGGGCAGCCGCTCGCCGCGCCAGGATTCGCAACGGCTGGCGCAGGCCCGTGCCGAGCTGGACGGCGAAGGGGCCATCGATCAACTGAGCGCGGCGTTTGGCTTGTCGGCGTTCGAGCGCGACCTGCTGCTGCTGTGCGCGGGCGCCGAAATGGACTCCGGTCTGGCTGAACTGTGCGCCGCCGCTCAAGGCCGAGGTGGCAATTTGCGGCACGCCAGCTTCTCGCTGGCGCTGGGCGCGCTGGAGGACGCGCATTGGAGCGCGCTGTCGCCGCAGCGTCCGCTGCGCCGCTGGCGGCTGCTGGACGTGGACGACACGGCCGACCTGAGCACCGCGCGCCTGCGCATCGACGAGCGCGTGCTGCACTTCCTGGCCGGCCTGAACGAGCTGGACGCGCGCCTGCGTCCGCTATTGCGGCCGGCTGTCACGCTGCCCCTCGCCGCGCCCGCCCACGACGCCGCGGCGCATTGCATCGCGGAGTGGATCGCCGGCGAGAACGGCGCGCCGCTGCCCGTGTTCGTGCTGGAAGGAGACGACCCTGGCGCACAGGAAGACGTGGCCGCGCGTGCGGCCCGCGCGGCCGGACTGGCTTGCCTGGTGCTGCAGGCCGAGGACATCCCGGCCGCGGCGTCCGAGCGCGAAATGCTGCTTACCTTGTGGCAGCGCGAAGCCGTCCTGCTCGGCGCGGCCCTGTATATCGACGCCTCGGACGCCTTGCCGCCCGCGGCGCGCCATCTGGCCGAGCAGGCGGGCGCGCTGTGCTTCCTGGCCGTGCGCGAACCGGTATCGCTGCGCGCGGCGTCGCGCCATTGCGCGGTCTCGCGGCCGCAGGAGGCCGATCGCCGGACCCTGTGGCGCGATGCCCTGGGACCGCAAGCCGCCGCGCGCGCCGGCGCGGGCCTGGAGCAGGCCGCCAGCCAGTTCGGACTGGACTCGCGCACCTTGCAGCTCACCGCGGCTGCGCTCAAGCCCACGCTGCAGGACGGCGCGGCCGATCCCGCGGCCGTGCTCTGGCAGGCTTGCGCCCAGGCCAGCCGCCGCCGGCTGGAAGGCCTGGCCCAGCGCCTGGCGCCCGCCGCAAGCTGGGGCGACCTGGTGCTGCCCGAGCCCCAGTTCGCGGTGCTGCGCCAGATCGCCGCGCACCTGCGCCAGCGCTATCGGGTGCATCAGGATTGGGGATTCGCCGCGGCGCAGTCCCGCGGCCTGGGTCTGGCCACGCTGTTCACCGGCGAGAGCGGCACCGGCAAGACCATGGCGGCAGAGGTGCTGGCGCGCGAAACGGGGCTGGACCTGTATCGCATCGACCTGTCGGCGGTCGTCAGCAAATACATCGGCGAAACCGAGAAGAACCTGCGCCGCCTGTTCGAGGCTGCCGAGGACGGCGGCGCCATCCTGCTGTTCGACGAAGCGGACGCGCTGTTCGGCAAGCGCTCGGAAGTCAAGGACAGCCATGACCGTTACGCGAACATAGAGATCAGCTACCTGCTGCAGCGGATGGAGTCCTACCGCGGCCTGGCGGTCCTGACCACCAATCTGAAGTCCAACCTGGACAGCGCATTCCTGCGGCGGCTGCGCTTTGTGGTCCAGTTTCCGTTTCCCGACCTGGAGCAGCGCGCGCGCATCTGGCGCGGCGTCTTCCCGGCCGCCACGCCGACCCGCGACCTGGACGCGCGCCAATTGGCGCGCCTGAACCTGACCGGCGGCAGCATACGCAACGTCGCGCTGAACGCGGCCTTCCTGGCCGCCGATGCCGGCACCGAAGTCACCATGGCGCACGTGCTGCAAGCCGCGCACGCCGAAGCCGCCAAACGCGAACGGCCGCTGGCCGACGCCGAAACGAGAGGATGGCCATGA
- a CDS encoding GPW/gp25 family protein: MAYLRFPFEPDARGRSRSADDAAHVRDMIEQVLFTVPGERVNRPDFGCGLLQLVFAPNSDTLAAAVQMSVQGALQQWLGERIAVEAVNVSHRDAALEVEVQYVMRQGQQRRLARFTRELP, translated from the coding sequence ATGGCCTACCTGCGCTTTCCCTTCGAACCCGATGCGCGCGGACGCAGCCGCAGCGCCGACGATGCCGCGCATGTGCGCGACATGATCGAACAGGTGTTGTTCACGGTGCCGGGCGAACGCGTCAACCGGCCGGACTTCGGCTGCGGCCTGCTGCAGCTGGTGTTCGCCCCCAACAGCGACACGCTGGCCGCCGCGGTGCAGATGAGCGTGCAGGGCGCGCTGCAACAGTGGCTGGGCGAGCGGATCGCCGTGGAAGCCGTCAACGTGTCGCACCGCGACGCGGCGCTGGAGGTCGAGGTGCAGTACGTAATGCGCCAGGGCCAGCAGCGCCGCCTGGCGCGTTTCACGCGGGAGCTGCCATGA
- a CDS encoding putative baseplate assembly protein — MNRQFRSANPRRLQLLRAQQPPGENGIAYVEIDAADQRTLRVVCAHPVSGIGRAHVRIEGGVRIRGIALAADPVLSGNEIRLTVDRAGDFSWYTLALVNPAEPDAPAPGFDLCLSTIEINFKAGCPSEFDCADARACDPPAPPEPLLDYLAKDYESFRRLMLDRLSQSMPDFTERNPADFTVALVETLAYAADHLSYAQDAVATEAYLDTARRRSSLRRHARLLDYPLHDGCNARVFVAFEVNPQGEGCVVPAGTPMLTSSPEAALAAPVRRREALDGLPMPGVEVFETLHELTLHAAHSRIALHDFADPAYCLPRGQTQAALVNDPPLALASGDVLVFEEAIGPLTGRQADADREHRHAVRLTETRTGRDDLTGTDLLLVAWHPDDALPFPLCVSREFNQGGALVKQAVSVALGNVVLADHGLNRNWIPLQPDTATARDAPAARPYRPRLPDTGLAYAEPYHHDQAVSGPRPASQALTQDPRRALPSGMRLLADDPDQPGDVPPPAGAPWSPHRGLLASARDARDFVVETETDGSAWLRFGDNRYGAAPVPGERLLARYRLGGGPGGNVGANAIGALVTDDPDLMLGVARVRNPMPAQGGAAPEPADAIRLNAPEAFRVQERAVTADDYARLAERHPQVQRAAARLRWTGSWHTVFLTVDRRGGLVVDAPFRATMRGFMERFRLAGQDIEFSEPVHVPLDILLRVCAAPGHFAADVKAALRDAFTSGLDRAGRPGFFHPDRYTFGTPLALSALMSAVMAVPGVASAQAERFQRWGRDPAGELDSGRILTAPLEVLRADGDPNFPENGRIDFIVEGGS; from the coding sequence ATGAACCGCCAGTTCCGCAGCGCCAACCCGCGCCGCCTGCAATTGCTGCGCGCCCAGCAGCCGCCCGGCGAGAACGGCATCGCCTACGTGGAGATCGACGCGGCCGATCAGCGCACGCTGCGCGTGGTCTGCGCGCATCCGGTGTCGGGCATCGGCCGCGCGCACGTGCGCATCGAAGGCGGCGTGCGGATCCGCGGCATTGCGCTGGCCGCGGACCCGGTGCTCTCCGGCAACGAGATCCGGCTGACCGTGGACCGGGCCGGCGACTTCTCCTGGTACACGCTGGCCCTGGTCAACCCGGCCGAACCGGATGCCCCCGCGCCGGGCTTCGACTTGTGCCTGTCCACCATCGAGATCAACTTCAAAGCCGGCTGCCCGTCGGAATTCGACTGCGCCGACGCTCGCGCCTGCGATCCGCCCGCGCCGCCCGAGCCCCTGCTCGACTACCTGGCCAAGGACTACGAGAGCTTCCGCCGCCTGATGCTGGACCGCCTGTCGCAAAGCATGCCGGATTTCACCGAACGCAATCCCGCGGACTTCACCGTGGCGCTGGTTGAAACGCTGGCCTATGCGGCCGACCATCTCTCCTATGCCCAGGATGCGGTCGCGACCGAGGCCTATCTGGACACCGCGCGCCGCCGCAGTTCGCTGCGCCGCCATGCGCGCCTGCTTGACTACCCGCTGCACGACGGCTGCAACGCGCGCGTCTTCGTCGCCTTCGAGGTGAACCCGCAAGGCGAGGGATGCGTCGTGCCCGCCGGCACCCCCATGCTGACCAGCTCGCCCGAAGCGGCGCTGGCCGCGCCCGTGCGCCGCCGCGAAGCGCTGGACGGGCTGCCGATGCCCGGTGTCGAGGTCTTTGAAACCCTGCACGAGCTGACCCTGCACGCCGCACACAGCCGCATCGCCCTGCACGACTTCGCCGACCCCGCCTACTGCCTGCCTCGCGGCCAGACACAGGCCGCGCTGGTCAACGACCCGCCGCTGGCGCTGGCGAGCGGCGATGTACTGGTGTTCGAGGAAGCCATCGGCCCGCTCACCGGCAGGCAGGCCGACGCCGACCGCGAGCATCGCCATGCGGTGCGCCTGACCGAGACCCGCACCGGCCGCGACGACCTGACCGGCACGGACCTGCTGCTGGTCGCCTGGCATCCCGACGACGCGCTGCCGTTTCCCTTGTGCGTCAGCCGCGAGTTCAACCAGGGCGGCGCGCTGGTCAAGCAGGCGGTGTCCGTCGCCCTGGGCAATGTCGTCCTGGCCGACCACGGCCTGAACCGCAACTGGATCCCCTTGCAGCCGGACACGGCGACCGCGCGAGACGCGCCCGCCGCCCGTCCCTACCGGCCCCGCCTTCCCGACACCGGCCTGGCCTATGCCGAGCCCTACCACCATGACCAGGCCGTGTCCGGTCCGCGGCCGGCGAGCCAGGCGCTGACGCAGGATCCGCGCCGCGCCTTGCCCAGCGGGATGCGTCTGTTGGCCGACGACCCCGACCAGCCCGGCGATGTCCCGCCGCCCGCCGGCGCGCCCTGGTCGCCGCATCGCGGCCTGCTCGCCAGCGCCCGCGATGCGCGCGACTTCGTGGTCGAGACGGAAACCGACGGCAGCGCTTGGCTGCGCTTTGGCGACAACCGCTACGGCGCCGCGCCCGTGCCGGGCGAACGCCTGCTGGCCCGGTACCGGCTGGGCGGTGGCCCCGGCGGCAATGTGGGCGCCAACGCGATCGGCGCGCTGGTCACCGACGACCCGGACCTGATGCTGGGGGTTGCGCGGGTGCGCAACCCGATGCCGGCGCAAGGCGGCGCGGCGCCCGAGCCCGCCGACGCGATCCGCCTGAACGCCCCCGAGGCCTTCCGGGTGCAGGAACGCGCCGTCACTGCCGACGATTACGCGCGTCTGGCCGAGCGCCATCCGCAAGTGCAGCGCGCCGCGGCCCGTCTGCGCTGGACCGGCAGCTGGCATACCGTCTTTCTGACCGTGGACCGGCGCGGCGGCCTGGTGGTGGACGCGCCGTTTCGCGCGACCATGCGTGGCTTCATGGAACGCTTCCGCCTGGCGGGACAGGACATCGAGTTCTCGGAGCCGGTCCACGTGCCGCTGGACATCCTGCTGCGCGTCTGCGCGGCGCCCGGCCACTTCGCCGCCGACGTCAAGGCGGCGCTGCGCGATGCATTCACATCGGGCCTGGACCGCGCGGGCCGTCCCGGCTTCTTTCATCCCGACCGCTACACCTTCGGCACGCCGCTGGCGCTGTCCGCGCTGATGAGCGCAGTCATGGCCGTGCCCGGGGTGGCGTCGGCGCAGGCGGAACGCTTCCAGCGCTGGGGCCGCGATCCGGCGGGCGAGCTGGACTCCGGGCGCATCCTCACCGCGCCGCTGGAAGTGCTGCGCGCCGACGGCGACCCCAACTTTCCCGAGAACGGCCGCATCGACTTCATCGTGGAGGGCGGATCATGA
- a CDS encoding LysM domain-containing protein produces the protein MSVQRFPATSRYHDVPTAELAGADGRPLVYLRRRFLPDPAALTSVGEISVGPGDRLDRLAAAALGDPLQFWRLADGNEAPRPSALEEPGRSLRVTLPAALGAPPAGGRDA, from the coding sequence ATGAGCGTTCAGCGTTTTCCCGCCACCAGCCGCTATCACGACGTGCCGACCGCCGAACTGGCCGGCGCCGACGGACGCCCGCTGGTCTATCTGCGCCGCCGCTTTTTGCCGGATCCGGCCGCGTTGACCTCGGTGGGCGAGATAAGCGTGGGGCCCGGCGACCGCCTCGACCGCCTCGCCGCGGCGGCGCTGGGTGACCCGCTGCAGTTCTGGCGCCTGGCCGACGGCAATGAGGCGCCGCGCCCGTCCGCGCTGGAGGAGCCCGGACGCAGTCTGCGCGTGACGCTGCCGGCCGCCCTGGGCGCGCCGCCCGCCGGAGGCCGTGATGCTTAG
- a CDS encoding phage tail protein, translating to MAQFTVNPQRFDPYKNFKFRVKWDGRYVAGVSKVSALKRSTEVVEHREGGDPSSGRKSPGRNKYEAVTLERGVTHDREFEQWANKVWNFGSGLGSEVSLKDFRKDIIIEVYNEAGQLVLAYKVFRCWVSEYQAVPDLDANANAVAIQNIKLENEGWERDYEVAEPSEPSFVEPG from the coding sequence ATGGCGCAGTTCACCGTCAACCCGCAGCGCTTCGACCCGTACAAGAATTTCAAATTCCGCGTGAAATGGGATGGCCGCTATGTGGCCGGCGTCAGCAAGGTGTCCGCACTCAAGCGCAGCACCGAAGTGGTCGAGCATCGCGAAGGCGGCGACCCGTCCAGCGGACGCAAATCTCCCGGCCGCAACAAGTACGAGGCGGTCACGCTCGAGCGCGGGGTCACGCATGACCGCGAGTTCGAGCAATGGGCCAACAAGGTCTGGAACTTCGGCTCGGGGCTGGGCAGCGAGGTTTCGCTGAAGGATTTCCGCAAGGACATCATCATCGAGGTCTACAACGAAGCCGGGCAGCTGGTGCTGGCCTACAAGGTGTTCCGCTGCTGGGTTTCGGAGTACCAGGCCGTGCCGGACCTGGACGCCAATGCCAACGCGGTCGCCATCCAGAACATCAAGCTCGAGAACGAAGGGTGGGAGCGCGACTACGAGGTCGCCGAACCTTCCGAGCCGAGTTTCGTCGAGCCGGGCTGA
- a CDS encoding phage baseplate assembly protein V, which translates to MTDSQRHYGKFRGVVISNIDPMQMGRLQVQVPDVLGLGISSWALPCVPFAGQQSGVFVLPQIGAGVWVEFEQGMPDYPIWVGGFWGSAAEVPALALAGLPVSPSIVLQTGGQNTLMISDLPGPTGGILLKTKTGAMISISDIGITLSNGQGATVMLAGPVVNINQGALTVT; encoded by the coding sequence ATGACCGATTCCCAACGCCACTACGGCAAATTCCGCGGCGTGGTGATCAGCAACATCGATCCCATGCAGATGGGGCGCCTGCAGGTGCAGGTTCCCGACGTGCTCGGCCTGGGCATTTCCAGCTGGGCCCTGCCTTGCGTGCCTTTCGCGGGCCAGCAAAGCGGCGTCTTCGTGCTGCCGCAGATCGGCGCGGGCGTGTGGGTCGAGTTCGAACAGGGCATGCCCGACTACCCCATCTGGGTCGGCGGCTTCTGGGGTTCGGCGGCCGAAGTTCCCGCGCTGGCGCTGGCGGGCCTGCCGGTATCGCCCAGCATCGTGCTGCAGACCGGCGGCCAGAACACGCTGATGATCTCCGACCTGCCCGGCCCCACCGGCGGCATCCTGCTCAAGACCAAGACGGGCGCGATGATCTCGATCAGCGATATAGGCATCACCCTGTCCAACGGACAGGGCGCCACCGTGATGCTCGCCGGCCCGGTCGTCAACATCAACCAGGGCGCCCTGACGGTGACCTGA
- a CDS encoding eCIS core domain-containing protein, with product MRTFTPLFAPRPDSAPPRSRLLQRRCVCGCGGKTACSASPLSGRARRGASAVPDQVEDVLRSAGEPLAAADRSDFEQRYGHDFSRVRIHADARAAESARALHAQAYTVGPHVAFGAGRYAPGTRQGRALLAHELAHVVQQQARYRPDLPLELGPAHSPLEAEADRAADTLAAPAASRGMAAQQTVQRAGMGDLRVAEAEARKCPGTHTMADDVYASVNEAWSKSGHGGDTVTEHGGRIVSDKDSKRAIRTGSGGGGSISLPAEQKGDYTLGTFHTHPYSKSEKSKLGVSFSGGDVANFMAGNQGWVKYVGAGSCNYALSIQDYEAVYDCRKRNLDFKTRWNDAFAAATGTFQAKVETAVRASVDGCGICYYRACRPDDASAVPKNMSLI from the coding sequence ATGAGAACCTTCACGCCCCTTTTTGCGCCCCGGCCCGACTCCGCGCCGCCGCGCTCGCGCCTGCTGCAACGCCGCTGCGTCTGCGGCTGCGGGGGCAAGACCGCCTGCTCCGCCTCGCCTTTGTCCGGCCGCGCGCGCCGCGGCGCATCGGCGGTTCCGGATCAGGTCGAGGACGTGCTGCGCAGCGCCGGCGAGCCGCTGGCCGCCGCCGACCGCAGCGATTTCGAGCAGCGCTACGGCCACGACTTCAGCCGGGTGCGCATCCATGCGGATGCGCGCGCGGCCGAATCGGCGCGCGCGCTGCATGCGCAGGCCTACACCGTGGGCCCGCACGTGGCGTTCGGCGCGGGCCGCTACGCGCCGGGCACCCGCCAGGGCCGCGCCCTGCTCGCGCACGAACTGGCGCATGTGGTGCAGCAGCAGGCGCGCTACCGTCCGGACCTGCCGCTTGAACTGGGGCCCGCGCACTCGCCGCTGGAGGCCGAGGCCGACCGCGCCGCGGATACCCTGGCCGCGCCCGCGGCCTCGCGCGGCATGGCCGCGCAGCAAACCGTGCAGCGCGCGGGCATGGGCGATCTGCGCGTGGCCGAGGCCGAGGCGCGCAAATGCCCGGGCACGCACACCATGGCGGACGACGTCTACGCCTCGGTGAACGAAGCCTGGTCCAAATCCGGCCATGGCGGCGACACCGTCACCGAACACGGCGGGCGCATCGTGTCCGACAAGGACAGCAAGCGCGCCATCCGCACCGGCTCGGGCGGCGGCGGCAGCATCAGCCTGCCGGCCGAGCAGAAAGGCGACTACACGCTGGGCACGTTCCATACCCACCCCTACAGCAAGTCCGAAAAGTCCAAGCTGGGCGTGAGCTTTTCCGGCGGCGACGTGGCCAACTTCATGGCCGGCAACCAGGGGTGGGTCAAGTACGTCGGCGCCGGCAGCTGCAACTATGCCCTGAGCATCCAGGACTACGAAGCGGTGTATGACTGCCGCAAGCGCAATCTCGACTTCAAGACGCGCTGGAACGATGCGTTCGCCGCCGCGACCGGAACCTTCCAGGCCAAGGTCGAGACCGCCGTGCGGGCCTCCGTCGACGGCTGCGGCATCTGCTACTACCGCGCCTGCCGCCCGGACGATGCCAGCGCCGTCCCCAAGAACATGAGCCTCATCTAG
- a CDS encoding DUF4255 domain-containing protein, with protein MSNALAIAAVTAVLKDLLDSGLIDHAVTDALGAGVKVSALAPDAVSLDNQEDPQLNLFLHQVTPNAAWRNAALPSRDPAGERIANPPLALDLHYLLTAYGRAELQAEVLLGYALQLLHESPVLPREAVRRALDPDVVDGAILPTVYQSLRSADLASQVELLKITPAALGAEEMSRLWSALHAHYRPTAAFQVSVVLIESRRPARGALPVLTRGERLPGSPRDRGVLVFPGLKPPLPTLLSVQPAGKQPVAVAGGTVTLLGHHLDGLARQVLLRHSALQAERSVSVDAGTDTWLRLTMPADLPVGVYRIHAALQTSDTGLRRDSNQLALVLAPEPVLPPVSATRNAGTVRLALAVTPPLLAGQSASLLLGDRELPAEPHTAPASQLVFEWRDAPPAGTPFLARLRVDGIESPLVDREAVPVRYLNRQIELP; from the coding sequence ATGAGCAACGCCCTGGCCATCGCGGCGGTCACGGCCGTCCTCAAGGACCTGCTCGATTCGGGCCTGATCGACCACGCCGTGACGGATGCGCTGGGCGCCGGGGTCAAGGTATCGGCGCTCGCGCCGGATGCCGTGTCGCTGGACAACCAGGAAGACCCGCAGTTGAACCTCTTTCTGCACCAGGTCACGCCCAACGCCGCCTGGCGCAATGCCGCGCTGCCGTCGCGCGATCCGGCGGGCGAGCGCATTGCCAATCCGCCGCTGGCGCTGGACCTGCACTACCTGCTGACCGCCTATGGACGCGCCGAACTGCAGGCCGAGGTCCTGCTGGGCTATGCGCTGCAACTGCTGCATGAATCGCCCGTGCTGCCGCGCGAGGCCGTGCGCCGCGCGCTGGATCCGGACGTGGTCGACGGCGCCATCCTGCCCACGGTCTACCAGAGCCTGCGCAGCGCGGACCTGGCCAGCCAGGTCGAGCTGCTGAAGATCACGCCCGCGGCGCTCGGCGCCGAGGAAATGTCGCGCCTGTGGTCCGCGTTGCACGCCCACTATCGCCCGACCGCGGCGTTCCAGGTGTCGGTCGTGCTGATCGAATCGCGCCGGCCGGCGCGCGGCGCGCTGCCCGTGCTCACGCGTGGCGAACGCCTGCCCGGCAGCCCGCGTGATCGCGGGGTGCTGGTGTTCCCCGGCCTGAAGCCGCCCCTGCCCACGCTGCTGTCGGTGCAGCCGGCGGGCAAGCAGCCGGTGGCGGTGGCGGGCGGAACCGTCACTTTGCTTGGCCACCACCTGGACGGCCTGGCGCGGCAGGTGCTGCTGCGTCACTCCGCCTTACAGGCCGAACGCAGCGTGTCCGTGGACGCGGGCACGGATACATGGCTGCGCCTGACCATGCCTGCGGACCTGCCCGTGGGGGTGTACCGCATCCATGCCGCGCTGCAAACGTCCGATACCGGCTTGCGGCGCGACAGCAATCAGCTGGCCCTGGTGCTGGCGCCCGAACCCGTGCTGCCGCCCGTTTCCGCCACGCGCAACGCCGGCACGGTGCGCCTGGCTCTGGCCGTGACGCCGCCGCTGCTGGCGGGGCAATCCGCCAGCCTGCTGCTGGGCGACCGCGAACTGCCGGCCGAACCCCACACCGCGCCGGCCAGCCAGCTGGTCTTCGAGTGGCGCGATGCGCCGCCCGCCGGCACGCCGTTCCTCGCGCGCCTGCGCGTGGACGGAATCGAAAGCCCGCTGGTCGACCGCGAGGCCGTCCCGGTCCGTTACCTGAATCGCCAGATCGAGCTGCCATGA